The following coding sequences lie in one Fundulus heteroclitus isolate FHET01 chromosome 20, MU-UCD_Fhet_4.1, whole genome shotgun sequence genomic window:
- the prok2 gene encoding prokineticin-2: protein MRSFFPLLLSLFLVSHGSSAVITGACERDSQCGGGMCCAVSLWIPTLRMCMPMGRQGAECHPLSHKVPFFGKRLHHTCPCLPNLSCTVIGPGRAKCLSPYESPEYFL from the exons ATGAGGTCCTTCTTCCCTCTGCTCCTCTCCTTGTTCTTGGTGTCCCATGGATCTTCAGCTGTCATCACAGGG GCCTGTGAGAGGGACTCTCAGTGTGGAGGAGGGATGTGCTGTGCAGTGAGCTTATGGATCCCCACTCTGCGTATGTGCATGCCCATGGGACGGCAAGGAGCCGAGTGCCATCCTCTGAGCCACAAG GTTCCTTTCTTTGGGAAAAGGCTCCACCACACCTGCCCCTGCCTGCCCAACCTGTCGTGTACGGTCATTGGACCCGGAAGAGCCAAATGTCTCTCACCTTATGAGTCTCCAGAATACTTCCTCTGA